A window of the Arachis duranensis cultivar V14167 chromosome 5, aradu.V14167.gnm2.J7QH, whole genome shotgun sequence genome harbors these coding sequences:
- the LOC107489883 gene encoding uncharacterized protein LOC107489883, whose translation MSKASKEHAYDQVKRVFHYEDDKRGWIKREILQRIGNCWRNSRNHLFHKVYDEELTFEENIKRKPPGIEANHWKKFLQYRLDDDTKDKCRKNAVNRSKQQYTHTGGSKMMARKRHEEEQRLGRPIGRGEGWTMSHKKRNGKYMNEQARLVGEAIELVESQDPSSKEFSHNDSLAQVLGKEHPGRVCGLNIGTCPSRCFRNIPEQSDYGVQIEEYQMEIVKLKAEAAELKAEAAELKAAAAAAEAKRQRMETEAAEGKAKIQTMGDLLTYVIQQQGGNLPPEIAAGLDSLRSAPTSSHAR comes from the exons ATGAGCAAGGCTTCCAAGGAGCATGCGTATGACCAGGTTAAG CGAGTCTTCCACTATGAGGACGATAAAAGAGGGTGGATAAAGCGGGAAATTTTACAAAGAATAGGAAACTGCTGGAGGAATTCAAGAAATCATTTGTTCCATAAGGTTTATGACGAAGAACTAACTTTTGAGGAAAATATCAAGCGTAAGCCACCAGGAATAGAGGCAAATCACTGGAAAAAGTTTCTTCAATATCGATTGGACGATGACACGAAG GATAAGTGTAGAAAAAATGCTGTTAATCGTTCAAAGCAACAATACACACATACCGGAGGTTCTAAAATGATGGCAAGAAAGAGACACGAAgaa GAGCAACGACTGGGAAGGCCTATTGGGAGAGGAGAGGGATGGACCATGAGTCATAAAAAAAGGAATGGAAAGTATATGAATGAACAAGCGCGTTTGGTTGGG GAAGCAATTGAACTTGTTGAGAGCCAAGACCCCTCTAGCAAGGAATTTTCACATAATGATTCTCTTGCACAAGTGCTTGGAAAGGAGCACCCAGGAAGAGTTTGTGGACTCAATATTGGTACATGTCCGAGTCGGTGTTTTCGTAACATTCCAGAGCAGTCAGACTACGGTGTACAGATTGAGGAGTATCAGATGGAGATTGTGAAACTCAAGGCGGAGGCAGCAGAACTCAAGGCGGAGGCAGCAGAACTCAaggcagcagcagcagcagcagaggCAAAGAGACAGAGAATGGAGACAGAGGCAGCTGAAGGGAAGGCAAAAATACAGACAATGGGAGATTTGTTGACATACGTAATCCAGCAACAAGGAGGTAATTTGCCACCTGAAATAGCTGCGGGTTTGGATTCTTTGAGAAGTGCACCAACCTCATCCCATGCAAGATGA
- the LOC107489985 gene encoding protein ROH1-like: MMIRVMIAQQKKKMPATTENNHNQGSFLGRISIRRNQVMSMSMDGSHDTECEEMELFQRHVAERFAELLSCTDEPEAFMSIGWLRKLLDEFLCCEAEFKAVLLMGRDPFQIAKPPLDKLLPELLDRIIKSLDVCNAVSFGIDSLRNIQRLAEIVLSALDQTLIGDGQVRRAKKALSALLSAMLHEDKDGGITKGTERSRSFGRRGNKDKDRSAAAPFRSLSWTMPKNWSAAKQIHAMSSNLAAPRGNESSGLALPVFIMNTVLVFVLWTLVAALPCQERNGLGTHFQMPRNLSWAQPITALQERISEEWKKKEKKGTVGLLEEMQKMEKIAQWLLDFADSFQFPAEADKLEEVKAQVEELADICRKMEEGLEPLQLQIREVFHRVVRTRTEFLHVLDQAAKLNIPTS; the protein is encoded by the exons ATGATGATCAGAGTGATGATTGCACAGCAG aagaagaagatgcctgCGACGACGGAGAACAACCACAACCAGGGATCGTTCCTGGGGAGAATAAGCATTAGAAGGAACCAGGTGATGTCGATGTCAATGGACGGCAGCCACGACACGGAGTGTGAGGAGATGGAGCTATTTCAGAGGCACGTAGCGGAGAGATTCGCGGAGCTGCTGTCGTGCACGGATGAGCCGGAGGCATTCATGTCCATCGGGTGGCTGAGGAAGCTTCTAGACGAGTTTCTGTGCTGCGAGGCAGAGTTCAAGGCCGTACTCCTCATGGGAAGGGACCCATTCCAGATCGCTAAGCCACCTCTTGACAAGCTCCTCCCTGAGCTCCTTGACCGCATCATCAAGTCTCTCGACGTCTGCAATGCCGTCTCCTTCGGAATCGATTCCCTCAGGAACATCCAGCGCCTCGCCGAAATCGTCCTCTCTGCCCTCGACCAGACCCTCATCGGAGACGGCCAGGTCCGCCGTGCCAAGAAGGCCCTCTCCGCTCTCCTCAGCGCCATGCTCCACGAGGATAAGGACGGCGGCATCACCAAGGGCACCGAGCGCAGCCGCTCCTTCGGCCGTCGCGGCAACAAGGACAAGGATCGCTCTGCCGCTGCTCCCTTCCGCTCCCTCTCCTGGACCATGCCCAAGAACTGGTCTGCCGCCAAGCAAATTCACGCCATGTCGTCCAACCTGGCAGCGCCACGTGGCAACGAGTCATCCGGCCTTGCCCTCCCTGTTTTCATAATGAACACCGTTTTGGTTTTCGTTCTGTGGACATTGGTTGCAGCGCTTCCATGCCAGGAGAGGAATGGGCTTGGGACCCACTTCCAGATGCCTAGGAATTTGAGCTGGGCCCAGCCCATCACTGCGCTTCAGGAGAGGATCTCCGAGGAgtggaagaagaaggagaagaaaggcACGGTGGGGCTGTTGGAGGAGATGCAGAAGATGGAGAAGATTGCGCAATGGCTCCTTGATTTTGCGGACTCATTCCAGTTCCCTGCGGAGGCGGACAAATTGGAGGAAGTTAAGGCGCAGGTGGAGGAGTTGGCTGATATATGCCGGAAGATGGAGGAAGGGTTGGAGCCATTGCAGCTGCAGATTAGAGAGGTCTTCCATAGAGTTGTCAGGACCAGAACTGAGTTCCTTCATGTGTTGGACCAAGCTGCCAAATTGAATATACCCACTTCCTAA
- the LOC107489986 gene encoding protein DETOXIFICATION 14-like, whose product MLFSQDPAISHAARAYCIHLIPALFGYAVLQSLIRYFQTQSMIFPMVFTSIASLCMHVPICWFLVFKSGMGHVGAALAIGISYWINVIALGFYIQYSSACSKTKIVFSRNALLSIAEFFQYAIPSGLMFCFEWWSFELLTLLAGLLPNPQLETSVLSVCTRVSNELGAGNPKSAQGAVRVVVIIGIAEAFIVSTFFIFFRNIVGYAYSNDEAVVDYVASMVPLLCMSVSADSIMGTLSGVARGAGFQQIGAYVNLGAYYLVGVPLALFLGFHQPKAKGLWMGMISGSCVQVIILAVVTALTDWQKEAENDGDINRLNETSHYVGAVDFKRPRLLLLRESAIPFLHRTPSSRI is encoded by the exons ATGCTGTTTAGTCAAGACCCTGCGATTTCTCATGCAGCAAGGGCCTACTGCATACACCTGATTCCTGCGCTCTTCGGCTACGCGGTACTTCAGTCCCTTATCCGTTACTTCCAGACTCAGAGTATGATCTTTCCCATGGTCTTCACTTCAATTGCATCTCTCTGTATGCATGTTCCTATTTGTTGGTTTCTCGTCTTTAAATCTGGGATGGGTCACGTTGGTGCCGCGTTAGCCATTGGAATTTCTTATTGGATCAATGTTATCGCTCTTGGTTTCTATATCCAGTATTCTTCGGCTTGTTCAAAAACCAAGATTGTGTTTTCTAGAAACGCTTTGCTTAGCATTGCAGAGTTCTTCCAATATGCTATCCCCTCTGGACTCATGTTTTG TTTTGAATGGTGGTCATTTGAGCTGCTTACGTTGCTTGCTGGACTCTTGCCTAATCCGCAACTCGAAACCTCGGTTCTTTCGGTCTG TACAAGAGTTTCAAATGAATTAGGAGCAGGGAATCCAAAGTCAGCTCAAGGGGCGGTTAGAGTGGTTGTGATCATAGGCATTGCAGAGGCGTTCATTGTCAGCactttcttcatctttttccgGAACATAGTAGGATATGCTTACAGCAATGATGAGGCAGTTGTGGACTATGTTGCTAGCATGGTTCCCCTTCTTTGCATGTCAGTTAGTGCAGATAGCATAATGGGAACACTTTCTG GGGTTGCAAGAGGTGCAGGATTTCAGCAGATAGGAGCTTATGTAAATCTTGGAGCCTATTACCTTGTTGGGGTTCCTCTAGCGTTGTTCTTGGGATTTCATCAACCAAAAGCTAAAGGGCTTTGGATGGGAATGATATCAGGTTCATGTGTACAAGTAATCATTCTTGCTGTTGTAACAGCATTAACAGATTGGCAGAAAGAG GCGGAGAACGACGGAGACATCAACAGACTGAACGAGACGTCGCACTACGTCGGGGCGGTCGACTTCAAG AGGCCTCGCCTTCTACTGCTCCGCGAGTCAGCTATACCCTTCCTCCACCGGACGCCATCGTCCCGTATCTGA